One Sus scrofa isolate TJ Tabasco breed Duroc chromosome 1, Sscrofa11.1, whole genome shotgun sequence DNA segment encodes these proteins:
- the SKOR2 gene encoding SKI family transcriptional corepressor 2 — translation MASSPLPGPNDILLASPSSAFQPEALSQPRPGHANLKPNQVGQVILYGIPIVSLVIDGQERLCLAQISNTLLKNFSYNEIHNRRVALGITCVQCTPVQLEILRRAGAMPISSRRCGMITKREAERLCKSFLGENRPPKLPDNFAFDVSHECAWGCRGSFIPARYNSSRAKCIKCSYCNMYFSPNKFIFHSHRTPDAKYTQPDAANFNSWRRHLKLTDKSPQDELVFAWEDVKAMFNGGSRKRALPQPGAHPACHPLSSVKAAAVAAAAAVAGGGGLLGPHLLGAPPPPPPPPPLAELAGAPHAHHKRPRFDDDDDSLQEAAVVAAASLSAAAASLSVAAASGGAGAGGGGAGGGCVTGVGAGAGAAAGAKGPRSYPVIPVPSKGSFGGVLQKFPGCGGLFPHPYTFPAAAAAFGLCHKKEDAGTAAEALGGAGGAGAAPKAGLSGLFWPAGRKDAFYPPFCMFWPPRTPGGLPVPTYLQPPPQPPSALGCALGESPALLRQAFLDLAEPGGAAGSTEAAPPPGQPPPVVANGPGSVPPPPAGGAGAREALFESPPGGSGGDCSAGSTPPADPGAVSGAGAATPGAGPAGARVPAPHHPHLLEGRKAGGGSYHHSSAFRPVGGKDDAESLAKLHGASAGAPHSAQAHHHHHHHHPHHHHHHHPPQPPSPLLLLPPQPDEPGSERHHPAPPPPPPPPPPPLAPQPHHRGLLSPGGTSCSYPSEDSSEDEDDEEEEQEVDVEGHKPPEGEEEEEEGRDPEDDEEEDEETGVLLGDPLVGGGRFLQGRGLSEKGSSRDRAPVAAGAFPLALNSSRLLQEDGKLSDPSGSDLPPPPPPPLASQKSSGGLNSSPGSPVHHPSLEEQPSYKDNQKTKENNQVILSTKDDNNFSDKNKEHSFFITDSDTSGGDFWRERSGEHTQEMNSPHSLKKDVENMGKEELQKVLFEQIDLRRRLEQEFQVLKGNTSFPVFNNFQDQMKRELAYREEMVQQLQIIPYAASLIRKEKLGAHLSKS, via the exons ATGGCTTCCAGCCCGCTGCCGGGGCCCAACGACATCCTGCTGGCATCGCCGTCGAGCGCCTTCCAGCCCGAGGCGCTGAGCCAGCCGCGGCCAGGCCACGCCAACCTCAAACCCAACCAGGTGGGCCAGGTGATCCTCTATGGCATTCCCATCGTGTCGTTGGTGATCGACGGGCAGGAGCGCCTATGCCTGGCGCAGATCTCCAACACTCTCCTCAAGAACTTCAGCTACAACGAGATCCACAACCGCCGCGTGGCGCTGGGCATCACGTGCGTGCAGTGCACGCCGGTGCAGCTGGAGATCCTGCGGCGCGCCGGGGCCATGCCCATCTCATCGCGCCGCTGCGGCATGATCACCAAGCGTGAGGCTGAGCGCTTGTGCAAGTCGTTCCTAGGCGAAAACAGGCCGCCCAAGCTGCCCGACAATTTCGCCTTCGACGTTTCGCACGAGTGCGCCTGGGGCTGCCGTGGCAGCTTCATCCCCGCCCGCTACAACAGCTCCCGCGCCAAGTGCATCAAATGTAGTTACTGCAACATGTACTTTTCGCCCAACAAGTTCATCTTCCACTCCCACCGTACGCCCGACGCCAAGTACACGCAACCGGACGCAGCCAACTTCAATTCGTGGCGCCGTCATCTCAAGCTCACTGACAAGAGCCCCCAAGACGAGCTAGTCTTCGCCTGGGAGGACGTCAAGGCCATGTTCAACGGCGGGAGCCGCAAGCGCGCCCTGCCCCAGCCGGGCGCGCACCCTGCCTGCCATCCTCTCAGCTCCGTCAAGGCGGCCGCCGTAGCAGCTGCTGCTGcggtggctgggggcgggggattGCTGGGCCCGCACCTGCTGGgggcgcccccgccgccgccgcccccgccaccCCTGGCCGAGTTGGCGGGTGCACCGCACGCCCATCACAAGCGGCCGCGCTTCGATGACGACGATGATTCGCTGCAGGAGGCCGCCGTCGTGGCCGCCGCCAGTCTTTCGGCCGCCGCCGCCAGCCTCTCGGTGGCCGCGGCCTCGGGTGGcgccggggcgggcgggggcggcgcCGGGGGCGGCTGCGTGACCGGCGTTGGCGCCGGCGCGGGCGCGGCGGCTGGCGCCAAAGGGCCACGCAGCTACCCTGTCATCCCGGTGCCCAGCAAGGGCTCGTTCGGGGGCGtgctgcagaagttcccgggctgcgGGGGGCTCTTCCCGCATCCTTACACCTTCCCGGCCGCAGCTGCCGCCTTCGGCTTGTGCCACAAGAAGGAGGACGCGGGCACCGCGGCCGAGGCCCTGGGTGGCGCGGGCGGCGCGGGTGCGGCGCCTAAGGCCGGCTTGTCGGGGCTCTTCTGGCCCGCGGGCCGTAAGGACGCCTTTTACCCGCCTTTCTGCATGTTCTGGCCTCCGCGGACCCCAGGCGGGCTTCCGGTGCCCACGTACCTACAGCCCCCGCCGCAGCCGCCTTCGGCGCTCGGCTGCGCGCTGGGAGAAAGCCCGGCCCTACTGCGCCAGGCCTTCTTGGACCTGGCAGAGCCCGGCGGCGCGGCTGGAAGCACCGAAGCGGCGCCCCCGCCGGGCCAGCCCCCTCCGGTCGTGGCCAACGGCCCGGGCTCCGTCCCGCCGCCTCCTGCGGGCGGCGCGGGCGCTCGCGAGGCGCTCTTCGAGTCGCCCCCGGGTGGCAGCGGCGGGGACTGCAGCGCGGGCTCCACGCCGCCGGCCGACCCGGGCGCAGTGTCGGGAGCTGGGGCTGCGACCCCCGGAGCGGGCCCCGCAGGCGCTCGAGTGCCGGCCCCCCACCATCCGCACCTCCTGGAGGGGCGCAAAGCGGGAGGGGGCAGTTATCACCATTCGAGCGCCTTCCGGCCGGTGGGTGGCAAGGACGACGCAGAGAGCCTGGCTAAGCTGCACGGGGCGTCAGCGGGTGCGCCACACTCGGCCCAAgcacatcaccaccatcaccaccaccacccgcaccaccaccaccaccatcatccccCGCAGCCACCGtcaccactgctgctgctgcccccgCAGCCCGACGAGCCGGGTTCCGAGCGCCACCacccggccccgccgccgccgccccctcccccaccgcccccgctGGCCCCGCAGCCGCACCACCGAGGCCTTCTGTCCCCCGGCGGTACCAGCTGCAGCTACCCTAGCGAGGACAGCTCCGAGGACGAGGACGACGAGGAAGAAGAGCAGGAGGTGGACGTGGAGGGCCACAAGCCCCCCGAGggcgaggaagaggaggaggaaggccgCGACCCCGAGGACGACGAGGAGGAAGACGAGGAGACAGGGGTCCTGCTAGGGGACCCCTTGGTCGGGGGCGGCCGCTTCCTCCAGGGCCGAGGACTGTCGGAGAAGGGGAGCAGCCGGGACCGCGCGCCGGTCGCCGCGGGCGCTTTCCCACTGGCCCTGAACTCCTCCAGGCTGCTGCAGGAGGACGGGAAACTGAGTGACCCCAGCGGCTCGGACCTGCCCCCGCCTCCGCCTCCTCCGCTGGCCTCCCAGAAATCGAGCGGCGGCCTTAACAGCAGCCCGGGCAGCCCCGTCCACCATCCATCACTGGAGGAGCAGCCCTCCTACAAAGAT AAtcagaaaactaaggaaaatAACCAAGTTATTTTATCTACAAAGGATGACAACAACTTTTCAG ATAAGAACAAGGAGCATAGCTTTTTCATCACAGACTCTGACACCTCCGGAGGAGATTTTTGGAGAGAAAGATCAG GTGAACACACACAAGAGATGAATTCACCGCATTCACTCAAAAAGGACGTGGAAAATATGGGGAAAG aagAACTTCAGAAGGTTTTATTTGAACAAATAGATTTACGGAGACGACTAGAACAAGAATTCCAAGTGTTAAAAGGAAATACATCCTTCCCAGTGTTCA